In Candidatus Zixiibacteriota bacterium, the genomic window TTCTCTTTCGGGGGTGACTCTCCTTGAGCAGAATGAGGCAGGGCTGACTCTTTCGATAAATATCGGCAAGATTGACTTTATTTCGGTGTCAACGCCGGAAGGCCCCTTTGTTCTGGCGAAAGTTGACGGATTCTCCAATTCCCAGAGGATCGGGGAACCGCGCCTGCCGATGGTTAACCGACTGCTTTCGATACCATACGGATGCGAGCTTGAGGCCGAAGTTATAGCCTCTGATGTGGAAGTAATTAACCTGGCTGATTATGGAATAACCGACCGATTGATTCCTCTGCAGCCCTCGGTATCCAAATCGCAGGATCCGGCCACCCTGCCGTTTGAGTTCAACCGTGCCGTCTATCAAACGAGCGGCTTTTATGCTCTTCCCCCGACCCAATCGACCATTGAAGGAATTATGCGGGGATTGAGATTGGGGATGGTTTTGATAGCCCCAATAGAATATAATCCCACCCAGAATACGATGCGGGTATATAAAAACCTCACGGTTCGAGTCAGCTACCGCAATCCCGATTGGGTCCTGACCCGACAGCTTTGGAAGAATTACTATTCGCCATTCTTTGAACCGGTCTATGAGACAATAATAAATTACGAATCACCGCTCCTGGCAAATAACGACTTGACCAAATATCCGGTCAAGTATCTGATAATTTCCCACCGGATGTTCGAGGCTCAATTGCAGCCCTTTATCGCATGGAAGATAAAGAAGGGTTTTAACGTTGTGACAGCTTATACCGATGTAATCGGGACAACCAATACGGCAATCAAGAGCTACATTCAGAATCAATATCAGAGCGGAACGCCGCAGAATCCGGCGCCTACATTTGTGTTGTTAGTCGGCGATGCGCAGCAGATTCCTCCATTCCAGTTTTCCGGCCATGTCTCCGACCTCAGCTTCTGCGAGTTCACGGGAGACAATATTCCGGAGATATACTATGGCCGTTTTTCGGCCGAAAACACCGGTAACCTGCAACCGCAGATTGATAAGACACTGGAATACGAGAAATATTTGATGCCCGACCCAAGTTTTCTTGGTGAAGTGACTCTTGTTTCGGGTGTCGATCCGAACTATGCGGCTACCTATGGCAATGGCCAGATCAATTACGGCACCAATTATTACTTCAACCCTGCCCACGGAATTACCACACATACTTGGCTCTATCCGGCATCGGATGCCTCCGGTGTCGCCGCTCAAGTGATTGCTACGGTCAACAACGGCATTGGGATTGCCAATTACACGGCGCACGGAAGTCATGACGGCTGGTCTGACCCATCATTTACTTCCGCTAATGCCGGGAGCTTGACCAACGCTCATAAATATCCCCTGATGATCGGTAATTGCTGTGTGACTAATACTTTCGGCACCGATTATTCCACTCCCTGTTTCGGTGAAGCGCTGCTCAGAGGCGCTAACAAAGGCGCCATTGGA contains:
- a CDS encoding C25 family cysteine peptidase encodes the protein MKRLSLTMYLVFLVCLGSFSLASAEQSIKFNDSLSGVTLLEQNEAGLTLSINIGKIDFISVSTPEGPFVLAKVDGFSNSQRIGEPRLPMVNRLLSIPYGCELEAEVIASDVEVINLADYGITDRLIPLQPSVSKSQDPATLPFEFNRAVYQTSGFYALPPTQSTIEGIMRGLRLGMVLIAPIEYNPTQNTMRVYKNLTVRVSYRNPDWVLTRQLWKNYYSPFFEPVYETIINYESPLLANNDLTKYPVKYLIISHRMFEAQLQPFIAWKIKKGFNVVTAYTDVIGTTNTAIKSYIQNQYQSGTPQNPAPTFVLLVGDAQQIPPFQFSGHVSDLSFCEFTGDNIPEIYYGRFSAENTGNLQPQIDKTLEYEKYLMPDPSFLGEVTLVSGVDPNYAATYGNGQINYGTNYYFNPAHGITTHTWLYPASDASGVAAQVIATVNNGIGIANYTAHGSHDGWSDPSFTSANAGSLTNAHKYPLMIGNCCVTNTFGTDYSTPCFGEALLRGANKGAIGYIGASDNSYWDEDYWWGVGYGPVVGAGPTYAQTGLGAYDGLFHDHGEPVTSHYVVNDAINFCGNLAVTQSGSSRIAYYWQIYHLMGDPSVATYLHVPTSNAIAHSSTILLPDTSFTVQAEAGSYVGITYNGVLHGAGYVDQTGSVQVRLMPFAAPCTAEIVVTAQNKIPYTASVQVISPAGAYLLYQSSAVNDELGNSDGLLNNGEAVKLGVGLINVGPDDALEVVTTLSSTDPYVTITDNSEN